tcatatgttgaaccatccctgcatctctgggatgaagcctacttgatcataatggataatttttctaatgtattcttggattcggtatgcaggtattttattgaggatttttgcatcgatgttcatgagtgagataggcctgtaattctctttcttggttgagtctttgtgtggttttgctgtccgggtaactgtagcttcataaaaggaatttggcaatgacttttctgtttatgtattgtgaaatacattaaggagtataggtattaggtcttcttggaagttctggaagAATACTGCATTGAAACCGTCTGTACCTGGGCTTTTTtaggtagggaggttttttataacaatttctaattcttcgcgactaacaggtgtatttagattgttcacctggtcctggtttaactttggtatatgatacttatctaaaaaagtgtccatttcttttacattttccaattttgtggcaaacagacttttgtagtaagctctaatgattctctgaatttcctctctgtctgtggttatgtctcccttttcatttctgaccttgtttatttgcttattctctctctgccagttgattagtttggatatgggtttatcaatcttgttgattttttccaagaaccagcttttagtttcattgactctttggattattttctgtttttttattttgttgatttcagccctcagtttgattatttccagtcttctactcctatGTGAGTCTCCTTCTCATTTTCCTAGAGCTTTAAGGTAGGCTGTTAAATTTCCAGTGtgtgctttctcccttttctttatgtgggcacttagtgctatgaactttcctcttagcactgctttcatagtgtcccataggtttgagtatgttgagtcttcattttcattgtattcaagaaagactttaatttctttctttatttctttcttgacccaggtgtggttcagtagttgactgtccagtttccatgagttcataggctttctgagggtagcattgttgttgaattctaaatttaatccatggtgatctgtaagacacaggtggttactaatatttttttaatttattttattcttttttaattaaaattctgcctcctccccgtttcccttttccctgcccctcctcccatgaattgcccccttccccactcccctcccccattacccactcttctcccacttcccccattccattcccccttcctctccatactgaagagcagtccaaatttcctgccctgcgggaagtccaatgtcctcccatttctatctaggtccaggaaggtgagcatccaaacaggctaggctcccacaaagccagttcatgtattaggatcaaaacctagtgccactgtccttggcttctcatcagccttcatgatccaccatgttcagagagtccagtttcatcccatgcttattcagtcccagtccagctggtcttgtgagctcccaataatcaattccactgtcacaatgggtgggtgcacccctcgtggtcctgacttctttgctcatgttctccctccttctgctcctcatttggtccTTAAGacctcagtccgttgctccaaattgggtctctgtctctatctcgatccatcgccagatggtttttttttccagatgaaggttctaaggtgatatgcaagacattcatcagtataggatagggtcatttcaggttccctctctatagttgcccaaggtactagctggggacctctccctggacacctgcgagcccctctagattcaagtctcttgccaaccctaagatggctcccttagttaggatatatatttctctgctcctgtatcctcccttcctatatcccaaccatcccattcccccaagctcccccatcctccccttatcACCTTTctcactccatttccccttagccccatgccacctcacctgcaagttcccagtttttgccctgcaatcttgtctacttcccctctccaggcggatgactataagtttttctttgggttcaccttcttattcagAAATTAtgtgctcaatgtcctttatttatggctagaaaccaattatgagtgagtacatcccatgttcctctttttgggtctgggatacctcactcaggatagtgttttctttctttttttttttgatttaataaagttttatttttccaaatgtacAGCTGATTGAACCTGTTCATGCATCTTCACCAGCAGCTGGGGCATCTCCACCCTTTGTGTTTCTGGTGTAAATTACTTGGGCTCTGTGCTTTGAAACCAGCTTGATAAGCCCTTTACTAAGGAGCTCCTGAAGAGCTGCCCTGGCCAAGGAACCACGAATCTTCAGTCTCTCAGAGACCACGGCTGGAGTAATAAGTTTATAGTTGGGAACTTCCTTACAGAGTTTGTCGTATGTAGCCTTGTCAAACAGGACTAGATTGTTGAGCTTGTCCCGAACTTTGCCTTTGGACCACTTCTTCTTTTTGGCCTTGCCACTGGACTTATTtactgggtctttgtcttttttggcCGACTTTccggcatctttcttcttcttgtcatcCTTGGGCGGCATGATGAAGTTCGGAGAGTGGCGACGaccactcaggatagtgttttctatttccatccatttgcatgcaaaattcaagatggcatgtttttttaccgctgagtagtactctaatatgtgtatatattccacactttcttcatccattcttccattaaagggcatctaggttatttccaggttctagctattacaaacaatgctgctacgaacatagttaaacaaatgcttttgtcatatgatagggcatctcttgggtatattcccaagagtggtattactggatcttggggtacgttgatcccaaatttcctgagaaatcgccactctgatttccaaagtggttgcacaagttttcattcccaccagcaatggatgagtgtgccccttacaccacaacctctccagcaaaggctatcattggtgtttttgattttagccagtctgacatgtgtaagatggtatctcaaagttgttttaatttacatttccctgatcgctaaggaggttgagcatgaccttaagtgtcttttggccatttgaatttcttctgttgagaattctcagttcagttcagtgccccattttttaattgggttaatttgcattttaaagtctagtttcttgagttctttatatattttcgagatcagacctttgtcagttgcatggttggtgaagatcttctcccagtcagtgtcttgcctttttttcttagtgactgtgtcctttgctttacagaagcttctcagtttcaggaggtcccatttattcaatgttgttcttaatgtctgtgctgctgggcatatacgtaggaagtgatttcccgtgcccatatattgtagagtacttcccagtttttcttctatcatgttcagtgtgttcagactgatattgaggtctttaatccatttggacttgagttttgtgcatggcattagatatggatctattttcattcttctacaggttgacaaccagttctgccagcaccatttgttgaagatgctttcggtcttccattgaatacttttagttcctttgtcaacaatcaggtgttcataggtttgtgggttaaaatcagggactttaactcaattccattgatcaccttctctgtttttctgccaataccaagctgttttcaatactgaagttctgtaatagagtttgaagtaagggatggtaatgcctccagaagttcgtttattgtataagattgttttagctatcctgggttttttgtttttccatataaagttgattaatgtcccttcaagatctgtgaagaattttgatgggattttaatggggattgcattgaatctatagattgcccttgatagaattgccatttttactatgttgatcctcccaatccaagaacaagggagatccttccattttctggtatcctcctcaatttctttcttcaaatacttaaaattcttgtcaaatagatctttcacttcattggtcagtgtaaccccaagatattttatgctatttgtggctatcgtgaaaggtgatgcttctctgttttccctctctgcttgcttatcctttgtgtataggagggccacttattttttggagttgacctTGTATTCTGCCACTCtagtaaaggtgtttatcagctgtaggagttcttttctggagtttttggggttgcttatgtacactatcatatcatctgcaaataatgaaagtttaactttcctttccaattcaaatcccattgatccccttatgttttcttattcctattgctagaacttcaagcactatattgaagaggtatggagagagtggacagccttgtcatgttcatgattttagtgggatggctttgagtttctctccatttaattttatgttagctgtcggcttgctataaatagcttttattatatttaggtatgacccttgtatccctaatctctctaagacctttttcagaaaggaatgttgaattttgtcaaatgctttttaagcatataatgaaatgatcatatggtttttctttcagtttatttatatgatggattacattgattgatttatgtatgttgaaccagccctgcatctctgggatgaagtctacttgatcataatggataatttttctaatgtgttcttggattcggtttggcagtattttattgaggatttttgcatcgatgttcatgagtgagataggcctataattctgtttcttggttgagtctttgtgtggttttgctatcCGGGTAACTCTAGCTTTATAATAGGAATTTGGCaatgtcttttctgtttctatattgtgaaatacattagggagtttaggtattaggtcttcttggaagttcaggAAGAATTCAGCATTGAATCCATCTGGACCTTGGCTCTTTTAGTTAgggaggttatttatttatttatttatccatttatctatctatctatctatctatctatttaagatttctgccttctccccgccaccacctcccattttcctccccttcctccatcaagtccccctccctcatcatccctaagagtaatccgggttccctgccccgtgggaagtccaaggaccacccacctccatccaggtctagtaaggtgagcatccaaactgcctaggctcccagaaagctGTACGTGCAGTagtatcaaaaacccattgccattgttcttgagttctcagtattcctcattgtccatcatgttcagcaagttcggttttatcccatgctttttcagattgaggccagctggccttggtgagttcctgatagaacatccccattgtctcagcgtgtgggtgcacctctcgcggtcctgagttccttgctcgtgctctgtctcctggtcttgatttggaccttgagatttcagtccggtgctccaatgtgggtctttgtctctgtctcctttcatcgcctaaatgtttttctatgggttcaccttcttaattagcttctctagaatcacgcataataggctcaacgtcccctattcatgactagaaaccaaatatgagtgagtacatctcatgtacaatcttacacctgtcagaatggctaaaattaaaaaaaatatgatagcctttgctggagaggttgtggagaaaggggtacactcatccattgctggtgggaatgcaaacttgtgcaaccactttggaaaacagtgtggcggtttctcaggaatttcgggatccacctacccctggacccagcaataccactcttgggaatatacccaagaaatgccctatcatacaacaaaagtatatgctcaattatgttcatagcagcattgtttgtaatagccagaacctggaaacaacctagatgcccttcaatggaagaatggatgaagaacgtatggaatatatacatattagagtactactcagcagtaaaaaacaatgacttcctgaattttgcaggcaaatggacggaaatagaaaacactatcctgagtgaggtgagccgaCCCAAAAAGAGGTAGGGAGGGTTTTTACagcaatttctaattctttgcggctaacaggtgtatttagattgttcacctggtcctggtttaactttggtatatcgtacttatctaaaaaagtgtccatttcttttacattttccaattttgtggcatacaggcttttgtagtaagatctaatgattcttgaatttcctcagtgtctgtgtttatctctcccttttcatttctgatcttgtcaATTTATGTATTCTGgctccgccatttgattagtttggataggggtttatcaatcttgttgattttctcccagaaccagctttttgtttcattgattctttggattgttttctctgtttctattttgttgatttcagccctcagtgtgattattttcagtcttctacttctcctaggtgagtctgcttctttttttttctagagatttcacgtgggctgttaagtctccaatgtgtgctttctctgttttctttaagtgggcactttgtgctatgatctttcctcttagtactgctttcatagtgtcccataggtttgagtatgttgagtctttattttcattgaattcaagaaagactttagtttccttctttatttctttcttgacccaatGTGATTCAgttagttgactgtccagtttccatgagttcgtaggctttctgggggctgcattgttgttgaattctaactttaatccattgTGATCTGTAAGACAAAgttggttactaatattttttgtaactgtgtaattttgctttgttaccgagtatgtggtcaattttcgagaaggttccatgagcagcagagaggaaggtatattctttcctatttgtgtggaatgtcctatagatgcctgttaagtccatttgcttcattacctcccttaatcctcttatttctttgttaggtttctgtctgattgacctgtccattggtgagagaggaatgttgaagtctcctactattagtgtgtggtttgatgactgccttgagttttagtaatgtttcttctacataagtgggtgcttttatattaggggcatagatattcaggaatGAGACTTCACGCTGAtgaattgtccctgttatgagtataaaatgtccctctccatcgcttctgattgattttagtttgaagtcaactttgttagaaattagtgtggccacacctgcttgtttctcaggtcaATTTGCTTGATAAACGTTtgcccagccctttactctgagtagatgcctctctttgtggttgaggtgtgtttcttgtaagcagcagaatgttggatcctgttttcttatccaatcttttagcctgtgcctttttataggtgagttgagtccattgatattaagtgatattaatgaccagtggttgctagctctggtcattttttcttttttctttttttttggtagtatagtttgtgtgtttcccttctttgagttgtgctggtgaagggtcattagatgtctgagttattgtgggcatctTGCACtctttgggttgtgattttccttctattactttctgtaagggtggatttgtggcaacgtattgtttaaattcgttcttatcctggaaaattttgttttcttcatttttagtgaatgaaagcttggcttgatgtagtagtctgggcttgcatccatggtctcttagtttctgcagtgcatctatccaggaccttctggctttcatggtttccatagagaagtcaggtgtaagtctggtAGGTTtaactttataagtaacttgaactttttcctttgcaactcttaatattctttccttattctgtatgttttttgttctgattattatatggcgaggggattttttttatccagtttattcagtgttctgtatgcttcttgaaccttcaaaggaatatctttctttaggttgggaaagttttcttctataattaattaaatatattttctggaccattgagctgtacttattctccttcttctacccatataatttttaggtttggtctttttattgtgtcccagatttcctgtatgttttgtgatgagaatttgttggttttgctgttttctttgatcagtgtgtttattttctctatggtatcttcagcgtctgagattctttcttctatctcttgtaatctgtttgtaatacttgtctctgtagttcctgttcatttacccagattttccatctccatccttccctctgtttgtgttctcttcattacttccatttcattcttcaagtctcgaaccatttcccttacctgtttgattgctttttcttgtttctcttggatttcttgggtatctttgatagatttattcatttcctctccctttttgtttgtaatctctgattatggcag
This genomic window from Chionomys nivalis chromosome 2, mChiNiv1.1, whole genome shotgun sequence contains:
- the LOC130864316 gene encoding 40S ribosomal protein S25-like, which encodes MPPKDDKKKKDAGKSAKKDKDPVNKSSGKAKKKKWSKGKVRDKLNNLVLFDKATYDKLCKEVPNYKLITPAVVSERLKIRGSLARAALQELLSKGLIKLVSKHRAQVIYTRNTKGGDAPAAGEDA